Within Pseudodesulfovibrio senegalensis, the genomic segment GAAAGAAATGAAACTGTGGACCAAAAGAAAAACCAACAAGAAATAGCAAAAAACGACTTTTCAAAAAGAAAGGTGAGGGCAAACGTCTTCACCTTTCTTTTTTTTGGGGTGGAGGATACTTGGTGAAACTGTTAACAGTGCAGCAAAGTGGTAGGAATTTAACCTCAATCACACAAGGACATTCCATGGACACACGGCACTTCATCAAGACCGAAGACAAGTACGGGGCCAGAAACTACCATCCGTTAGACGTGGTTATTTCGAAAGGAAACGGCATATGGGTATGGGACGTTGAGGGAAACAAGTACATGGATTGTCTCTCCGCATACTCAGCCATCAACCAGGGGCACTGCCATCCCCGCATTCAAAAGGCCCTTACGGAGCAGGCTTCCCGCCTCACCCTCACTTCACGAGCGTTTCGCAACAATCAGCTGGGCCCCTTCTATGAAGAAATATGTTCACTGACGCGCTCTCACATGGTCCTGCCCATGAACAGTGGCGCCGAGGCCGTGGAAACCGTCATCAAAGCTGTTCGCAAATGGGGCTACACCAACAAAAAGGTTGCCCTGGATTCTGCGGAGATCATCGTATGCAACAACAACTTCCATGGCCGGACCATAACCATCGTGGGCTTCAGTACCGAAGAACAATACAAGGAAGGATTCGGTCCTTTTACTCCGGGATTCAAATCCATACCGTTCGGTGATGCCGATGCGCTCGAGGCCGCAATCACACCGAATACGGTCGGATTCCTTGTAGAGCCCATCCAAGGAGAAGGCGGTGTCATTATCCCGCCGGACGGCTACTTGCAACGTTGTCGGGAATTGTGCACCCAACACAACGTAATCTTGATCCTCGATGAAATACAAACAGGACTCGGCCGGACTGGAAAACTCTTTGCCGAGGAACACGATGGAATCGAAGCCGATGTTACGTTGGTGGGAAAAGCCCTTTCCGGCGGTTTCTATCCGATTTCCGCGGTACTTTCCAATGCGGAAGTGTTGGGTGTATTCATGCCCGGGGAACATGGAAGTACCTTCGGCGGCAACCCGCTGGCCTGCGCCGTAGCCCGTGAAGCCCTCAAAGTCCTCACGGAAGAGAATCTGGTGGAAAATGCCGCGACTATGGGCAATTACTTCATGCAGAAACT encodes:
- the rocD gene encoding ornithine--oxo-acid transaminase is translated as MDTRHFIKTEDKYGARNYHPLDVVISKGNGIWVWDVEGNKYMDCLSAYSAINQGHCHPRIQKALTEQASRLTLTSRAFRNNQLGPFYEEICSLTRSHMVLPMNSGAEAVETVIKAVRKWGYTNKKVALDSAEIIVCNNNFHGRTITIVGFSTEEQYKEGFGPFTPGFKSIPFGDADALEAAITPNTVGFLVEPIQGEGGVIIPPDGYLQRCRELCTQHNVILILDEIQTGLGRTGKLFAEEHDGIEADVTLVGKALSGGFYPISAVLSNAEVLGVFMPGEHGSTFGGNPLACAVAREALKVLTEENLVENAATMGNYFMQKLNAVHSPHIAEVRGKGLMIGVELKPSAGGARRFCEALMHKGLLCKETHEHVIRFAPPLVIGREDIDWAMERIGPVLCME